In the Salmo trutta chromosome 13, fSalTru1.1, whole genome shotgun sequence genome, ACATACGGTATAGCTGGTCCCTTGAAGGCTTTCTAGATGGATACACGCCGAGCCAGTACCAATGTTTGGAAATCAGAGGTTTCAGGTTTGTGATTGGGTATCTATAGCCTAGTTTGTTTTCCCCAAAAGATTACCAACTTGACCTTTTTCCTCAAGCCTGTTTAGCTCCCGGGTGAATGAAGGAGATTCTCTTTCCAGTTGACACTGTCTGTGAAAATGAAGGGGTGAGCTAACAATGCATTGATTTAAACATAATTAATTTGAACCAAAGCTACTTCCACATGATTTGTTGTAATGAATTTGAGGGTTGGGCTGGATGGTCATATTCTAGCACAAGTTGAAAGAGCGGTGTGTTACTGTATATTTGTTACTGTGTATTAACATTGTGCTTCTCATTTTTTTATGTAGTCAACAGAAAAGCCCAGACCCGGATGAAAGTGCACATGTCATTGAAGAAGGTAATGTCACGTAGAAAGGAAATAACGACCCTCAAAACATCAGAAGACAAGACACCCATAGTATTTTCTTGCTGATATTATAGAGACTGTATTCTGATTTGTGCTTCACCAGGTGCAGTGGCTACAGCAGATGACCCATCAGCTGCCATCGCCACCATTCAGTCTGCCGCCACCTTCTCCTCAGAGCATCCCATAAAGTATCTATTCAAGACGGAGGGAGCTGGGGGGCAGGTAGGGGAGCTGTACTACCCTCCCGGTGGGCAGGTACAGTTGGGGAAAGTATACTGTACAGGGCTCACTAGATCTAGCCGAAGTCCCTGAGCTGGAGCTCTGAGCCCATCCAATGCCCATCCAAGGTTTTCTAAGGCTCAGTCTTCTGTCATTACTAATGACCGATTTGATGTTTTGCTCAACAaacctgtgtgttttattttgCTGAAGGTGACATACAGAGTTATCCAGGTGTCTGATGGACAGTTGGAGGCTCAAAGTGATGGAGCCACAGCGGTCAGTGTGCTAACTGGATTTCCTGCAGCCACACAGCCTGTGACCCAGGTGAGAATTTATACGAGCAGGACTTGGGGCCCTCCCAGCTGGAAACACTGGTTGAAATTATGTCAAAATAAGTAATTTCAACTTGTTTTTGGTTGTAATTACGTacatttcaaccagttttgcccacCAGGCTTGTAGTATTTGATTAAATTCGGATTCTGTAAATCAAACATAGCATTGTTTTTAATCTGGGATAGCAAAGATgatctactctattctattcctcTACTTCTACTACTCACTGTATACAGTTTCGATTGTTATTCAACACTGACAAAGGTGTCCTCTTGCTGTAGGCTTTGTACTCTCAGTCCGAGGGGTTGGAGGGGGACGGCACTGAGACGCATTACACCTACTACCCTGCAACCATCGCTGATGCTTCACCAGGCACCATGGTAACCAGCGTGGTGCAGGCATCTGATACACATCTAAGTCAGAGCACTCCCACTGGTGAGGAGATGGAGACTCAATCACATAGAATTACTAGATAGgatctattcattctatttctatgttccatCAGGTTGGGCATTTCCAATGTACTTTCCATTTTGATTGCCATTTGATATTGATTCAGttagagtaccagtcaaatatggacataatatggacttggtcttttaccaaatatgactatcttctgtataccaaccctaccatgtcacaacacaactgattggctcaaatgcattaaggaaagaaattccacaaattaacttttaacaaggcacacccattaattgaaatgcattccaggtgacaacctcatgaagctggttgagagaatgccaagagtgcaaagctgtcatcaaagcaaagggtggctactttgaagaatctcaaatataacatatttttttatttgtttaacactctttttggttactacatgattccgtatgtattatttcatagtgttgatgtctttgctattattctacaatgtggaaaatagtacaaataaagaaaaacccttaaatgagtaggtgtgtccaaacctttgactggtactgt is a window encoding:
- the LOC115206186 gene encoding upstream stimulatory factor 1 isoform X6 yields the protein MKGQQKSPDPDESAHVIEEGAVATADDPSAAIATIQSAATFSSEHPIKYLFKTEGAGGQVGELYYPPGGQVTYRVIQVSDGQLEAQSDGATAVSVLTGFPAATQPVTQALYSQSEGLEGDGTETHYTYYPATIADASPGTMVTSVVQASDTHLSQSTPTGQLYVMMSPQEVLTGANQRSIAPRTQPHNTKSEVPRTSRDDKRRAQHNEVERRRRDKINNWIVTLSKTIPDCNIDPTKSGQNTFSGKTSWPYMGEGDTVFAFWSRVKVGSSPKPVTISRSFGRTTSDWGMT
- the LOC115206186 gene encoding upstream stimulatory factor 1 isoform X1 translates to MKGQQKSPDPDESAHVIEEGAVATADDPSAAIATIQSAATFSSEHPIKYLFKTEGAGGQVGELYYPPGGQVTYRVIQVSDGQLEAQSDGATAVSVLTGFPAATQPVTQALYSQSEGLEGDGTETHYTYYPATIADASPGTMVTSVVQASDTHLSQSTPTGQLYVMMSPQEVLTGANQRSIAPRTQPHNTKSEVPRTSRDDKRRAQHNEVERRRRDKINNWIVTLSKTIPDCNIDPTKSGQVSISNESKGGILSKACDYIQELRQNNLRLGDDLSTLDRLRMDNQLLRQEVEDWKSKNQILRNQLRQNGIVGAAIADPQ
- the LOC115206186 gene encoding upstream stimulatory factor 1 isoform X2: MKGQQKSPDPDESAHVIEEGAVATADDPSAAIATIQSAATFSSEHPIKYLFKTEGAGGQVGELYYPPGGQVTYRVIQVSDGQLEAQSDGATAVSVLTGFPAATQPVTQALYSQSEGLEGDGTETHYTYYPATIADASPGTMVTSVVQASDTHLSQSTPTGQLYVMMSPQEVLTGANQRSIAPRTQPHNTKSEVPRTSRDDKRRAQHNEVERRRRDKINNWIVTLSKTIPDCNIDPTKSGQSKGGILSKACDYIQELRQNNLRLGDDLSTLDRLRMDNQLLRQEVEDWKSKNQILRNQLRQNGIVGAAIADPQ
- the LOC115206186 gene encoding upstream stimulatory factor 1 isoform X5; translated protein: MKGQQKSPDPDESAHVIEEGAVATADDPSAAIATIQSAATFSSEHPIKYLFKTEGAGGQVGELYYPPGGQVTYRVIQVSDGQLEAQSDGATAVSVLTGFPAATQPVTQALYSQSEGLEGDGTETHYTYYPATIADASPGTMVTSVVQASDTHLSQSTPTGQLYVMMSPQEVLTGANQRSIAPRTQPHNTKSEVPRTSRDDKRRAQHNEVERRRRDKINNWIVTLSKTIPDCNIDPTKSGQVSISNENTFSGKTSWPYMGEGDTVFAFWSRVKVGSSPKPVTISRSFGRTTSDWGMT